The Pseudomonas sp. TH06 genome contains the following window.
CCGGCAACGTTATGCAGTTCGCCCGCATCGAAACGGCGATAGATGTCCTTGGGGTCGCGGCGACGCAACTCCTCGACGGGCACCTTCAGATAAATCTCGAAATAATTGGGTAGATGGGCGCGGTTCCACTCGTGAACCTCGCGAAACAGCGAGATCGTGGCGATCACCACGGTTTGTCCCTGCGCAGCGATCATTTTGCACAGGCGAGCGTATTGCAGGGCGAGCGCGAGGCGACCCTCGCGGCCGTGGTTTTGCGTGCTGCTGGCGGCGGCGCCAAATACCTCGCGCAATTCATCGCCATCGAGCATTACGACCGAGCGTCCTTCAGCACGCATTCTGGTAACGAACTCACCGGCAAGCGTTGATTTGCCCGCTCCTGAAAGGCCCGTAATCCAGATTACCTGTCCACCAGCATCACGTTTCATAGTGTTCTGACTTGTGTTCGATTGGAATGTATTGGCAGGCTGTTCCCTCGCATGAGGTCAGGCCTGCTTTTTTAAGGTTTGTCGCGCTCGCTAATGTCTCCGAAAGAGTCAATCGAGAGCGGGCAATACTTCGACTCGTGCCGGTATTCAATCAAATCGTGGAACACTTCCTGAGGCAGGGGCAAGTCGCTGTACTGTGCCTGGTAGAACTTGTTGTATATGTAATAACTGTCTTCTGGTGTCAGCAGGCTGAACCCTAACGCCATGTCTCTGAGCTCATTACTGCTTCTGGCGATTGGCAACAAGTTGTCCATTTGATTCAGCCAGGTGTTGACGGAGAGATTGTTCTCGTCAGTAAACGGCACGTAATAAATCGGCAGTTTGCAGGTGTTGAGCATGAACGACACACCACCGGTGGATGCGTCGGTAATGACGGTGTCGCATTGTGCATAGAAAACCGTGCTGCTGGTGCCTGCCTTGTCGATGGTTATCCAGTCATAGGCAGACAGCTCTTTGCACAGAGCCTGTACGGTCGGATGGGAAAGTTCGGCCATGTACGGACGCAAGATGAACGTCGCGTGGGGAATTTGCGATTTGACTGCATTGATGACGGCCTGCAGGTTCTCATACAGCGTCGCCCCGTTCGGGCAGATACCCAGTTGAGTCGGCAGAAGCCCTACGACATAGTCGTCCGAGGTTTTTGTCGATGGCGGTGGTGACTCGAAATTACCGGGAATCTTCACCGGCAACGTGGCCACCGGGCTGGTGCTGCGCATGTCCGAACGCAACGCCAGTCCATCGACCAACATTGTTTTCAGGGCCTTTCTGTCGCGACGGTATGCCTGCATTCCGGCCGTAATCAAATCAAAGCCTGACCGGGAAGAAGCGATGATCACATCCCAGTAAGAGGTCAACTCGGCGTAGTAATACTTGTCTTTGGTCGGCATCCCGACATTGCCGTGACTGATGAAAATGCCAAAATTCGAGTTATCCAGCAGGCGTCCGGCATAGGCATCATTTGAAATGATAACCTGCGATTTCAAGCTTGCAATGAACTCATTGCCAATCTGCTCTACCGGGAAATCAAGGACGGCTTCGACTTCCTCTCTGCTCAAGCCGGTACGATCAGTGTTAATTACGATACAGTTATATTTTTCTCGAAGCGATTTAAGCGCTGGAATCAGATACTCGAGATATGTTTTGCCACCGTCCGCCACG
Protein-coding sequences here:
- a CDS encoding adenylyl-sulfate kinase; protein product: MKRDAGGQVIWITGLSGAGKSTLAGEFVTRMRAEGRSVVMLDGDELREVFGAAASSTQNHGREGRLALALQYARLCKMIAAQGQTVVIATISLFREVHEWNRAHLPNYFEIYLKVPVEELRRRDPKDIYRRFDAGELHNVAGLDLDIDEPLAADCLVEFDHERSSQRLADDLLPKILGRN